The window ATGGCCTGACGGCGCAGCTGAAATCTATTTCTCAGCAGAAAATCACGCTGGAAGAGAAAAAATAATGACGCAGTCACTCGCCTGGACGCGTGAAGGTGACAAGTTGTTGCTGGTGGGGGAACTGGATCAGGACGTGTTAAACCCATTATGGGATGCGCGTGTTGAAGCGATGAAAGGGGTTACCTGCATCGATCTGAGCCAGGTTTCCCGGGTTGATACCGGTGGACTGGCACTGCTGGTCCATCTTATTGACCAGGGCAAGAGGCAGGGGAACCGTGTTGTACTCAGCGGTGTGAACGATAAGGTTTATACGCTGGCAAAGCTTTACAATCTGCCTGACGATGTCCTTCCGCGTTAATTTTTTGTAGGCCGGATAAGGTCTTGTGCCGCCATCCGGCAAACCCCCTGAGGGGGTAGCAGCCACCAAAGCCTTGTCTGATTTATCGGCGAGGCTTTTTGCTTATTTATGACAGCGCAACTTTGCTCTAAGATGTTGGGCTGTTTTCACTATCTGACGAATGAAGAGCC of the Citrobacter freundii genome contains:
- the mlaB gene encoding lipid asymmetry maintenance protein MlaB; translation: MTQSLAWTREGDKLLLVGELDQDVLNPLWDARVEAMKGVTCIDLSQVSRVDTGGLALLVHLIDQGKRQGNRVVLSGVNDKVYTLAKLYNLPDDVLPR